A stretch of the Malus sylvestris chromosome 10, drMalSylv7.2, whole genome shotgun sequence genome encodes the following:
- the LOC126587854 gene encoding protein PSK SIMULATOR 1-like isoform X1: MGGILNMVKKPPKVQHVDIVFPNNHHEYGDNGSDKGLNDAFPCFPKRTAAPKVSEASSLLGWGIKILDKLGSGMKNLSSTDFVVPQKGNKISILAFEVVNTIVKGGNLMQSLSEDNIRHLKEVVLPSKGVQTLISTDMDELLRIAASDKREELKLFIRDVVRFGNYSKDPTFHNLDLYFKKIGSDDTQQKHFKKQAQTDMKELMALVQSTAELCHESHLLEKMEQDYLQKHSLNARRGDLEIARAKQEKQVKLVSSLKNKSLWSKTFEEVVQKLVDVVHLLHVMIHEAFGSAAEEPVENSERNYKKLGPAGIALHYASIISQINTLVSLSRSSSVAQKLRDTLYQGLPSSVTSGLRSKLQLVELTIPQIKAQMGKTLEWLVPVACNTTKALHNFGWVGEWENAEFEARWKHSHQTGILMIETLHHADKAVTEAYICQLIVWLHHLMSQAGAGVGGMPSTPVINRLSTDNANCSSPVLTHEDQEMLQDASKNNLRLGMSKSQNYDTGQTRFSKRHRLSKSCGHSLASETRKHPFPIQSLTSRPRPIDFDIDRIKLLDVIDGLDTTKGSK, from the exons ATGGGCGGGATTCTGAACATGGTGAAGAAGCCGCCTAAAGTACAGCATGTGGATATAGTTTTTCCCAACAACCATCACGAATATGGTGACAATGGGTCTGACAAAGGACTCAATGATGCGTTTCCTTGCTTTCCTAAGCGGACTGCTGCTCCAAAG GTTTCAGAAGCAAGTTCACTTTTGGGCTGGGGTATCAAAATTCTAGACAAGCTTGGTAGTGGCATGAAAAATTTGAGCTCAACTGATTTTGTCGTTCCACAAAAAGggaataaaatttcaattttggcttttgaaGTAGTGAATACAATTGTGAAGGGTGGCAACCTAATGCAATCCCTTTCAGAGGATAACATAAGACATTTAAAGGAGGTGGTGTTACCATCAAAAGGGGTGCAAACTTTAATATCTACAGACATGGATGAGCTCCTGAGAATTGCTGCTTCTGACAAGAG AGAAGAACTGAAATTATTCATCAGAGATGTGGTGCGCTTTGGAAACTATTCGAAAGATCCAACGTTTCATAATCTGGATCTCTACTTTAAGAA GATTGGTTCAGATGATACGCAACAGAAGCATTTTAAGAAGCAAGCGCAGACAGATATGAAAGAATTGATGGCTTTAGTTCAATCAACAGCA GAATTATGTCATGAGTCGCACTTGCTGGAGAAAATGGAACAAGATTATCTGCAAAAGCATAGTTTAAATGCTAGAAGAG GAGACCTTGAAATTgcaagagcgaagcaagagaaGCAAGTGAAGCTTGTAAGCAGTTTGAAGAACAAATCACTCTGGTCTAAGACTTTTGAAGAG GTTGTGCAGAAGCTTGTAGACGTTGTACACTTATTACATGTAATGATTCATGAAGCTTTTGGCAGTGCTG CTGAAGAACCAGTGGAAAATTCTGAGAGGAACTATAAGAAGTTGGGGCCTGCTGGTATTGCATTACATTACGCAAGTATTATTTCACAAATTAACACACTC GTGTCTCTGTCTCGATCAAGTTCGGTGGCTCAAAAGTTGAGGGATACTTTGTATCAAGGGCTGCCATCCAGTGTAACGTCAGGTTTGCGCTCAAAATTACAGTTAGTTGAG CTCACCATACCTCAAATCAAAGCTCAAATGGGGAAAACATTGGAGTGGCTTGTTCCCGTTGCATGTAACACAACCAA AGCTCTTCATAACTTTGGCTGGGTCGGAGAGTGGGAAAATGCAGA GTTTGAGGCACGCTGGAAACACAGTCACCAGACTGGCATTCTGATGATTGAGACACTACACCATGCTGATAAGGCAGTAACTGAAGCTTATATCTGTCAACTTATCGTTTGGCTACACCATCTGATGAGCCAGGCGGGGGCTGGTGTTGGTGGAATGCCGTCAACTCCTGTTATTAATCGGTTATCTACAGACAACGCCAACTGTTCGTCCCCCGTGTTGACACATGAAGATCAAGAGATGCTTCAAGATGCGAGTAAGAACAACCTGAGGCTTGGAATGAGTAAGAGTCAGAATTATGACACGGGACAGACCAGGTTCAGCAAACGCCATAGGCTGAGTAAGAGCTGCGGACACTCCCTAGCAAGTGAAACCAGGAAACATCCATTCCCCATTCAGAGTCTGACATCGAGGCCTCGGCCGATCGACTTTGATATCGACCGGATCAAACTGTTGGATGTCATTGATGGACTTGACACAACCAAAGGCTCCAAGTAG
- the LOC126587623 gene encoding protein PSK SIMULATOR 1-like, whose translation MGILEKVKRRAKVEYVDINLKSQHDSSNGPDEELDIIDGIPCLPKQLAVPKISEMSSLLGRASTSGLGRAVDAIYGLGSSMAILNTNTGFTSAATTKGTKISLLTFEVANTTVKGSNLMQSLSTYNIKHLKEVVLPSEGVQNLVSRNMDELLRIVAADKREELKILSGEVARFGNCCKDPQWHNLDRYLNQCPFTNIMVARQKLLKEDAEVVMQQMMMLVSNTHELYHEICSLDKLDKEYRCKLQEQIENPETCQRDSLAILRAEVKNQRRLLRSLKRKSFWLRMLEEVVEKLVHVVRFLHKEIHHEAFSNAGTDDEPVNDSPNNHETLGSAGLALHYANIITQIDTLVSRSSSVPSNTRDTLYQGLPPGVKSALRSKLQSFQFKEEHTIAEIKAEMKKTLQWLVPIATNTTKAHYCSGWVGEWAMNWKPAGTDLLRIETLHHADKNRTEAYILELVVWLHHLVTG comes from the exons ATGGGGATTCTCGAGAAGGTGAAAAGGAGGGCCAAAGTAGAATATGTTGACATAAACTTAAAGAGTCAGCATGACAGCAGCAATGGCCCTGATGAAGAACTTGATATCATTGATGGGATTCCTTGCTTGCCTAAGCAGCTGGCTGTTCCCAAG ATATCGGAAATGAGCTCACTGCTGGGCAGGGCTAGTACATCTGGCCTTGGGAGGGCAGTGGATGCAATCTATGGCCTTGGTAGTAGCATGGCAATTCTGAACACAAACACTGGTTTTACCTCTGCGGCGACAACAAAAGGGACTAAAATTTCACTCTTGACTTTCGAAGTTGCAAACACAACTGTCAAGGGATCAAATTTAATGCAATCATTGTCAACGTATAACATTAAACATTTAAAAGAGGTTGTGCTTCCATCAGAAGGGGTCCAGAATTTAGTTTCACGAAATATGGATGAACTCCTGAGAATTGTTGCAGCTGACAAGAG GGAAGAGCTCAAAATTCTCTCCGGAGAAGTAGCGCGGTTTGGAAATTGTTGTAAAGACCCTCAGTGGCATAATCTGGATCGCTATCTTAACCAGTGCCCTTTCACAAACATTATGGTTGCACGACAGAAGCTATTGAAGGAAGATGCAGAGGTGGTAATGCAGCAAATGATGATGTTGGTTTCAAATACACAT GAATTATATCATGAGATTTGTTCCTTGGACAAACTTGACAAAGAGTACCGGTGTAAGCTTCAAGAGCAAATAGAGAATCCAGAAACCTGCCAAAGAG ACAGCCTCGCAATCTTAAGAGCAGAGGTGAAAAATCAAAGGAGGCTTTTGAGAAGTTTGAAGAGAAAATCATTTTGGCTCAGGATGTTAGAAGAG GTCGTGGAGAAACTTGTCCATGTTGTGCGTTTTTTACATAAGGAGATTCATCACGAAGCATTTAGCAATGCAG GAACCGATGATGAACCTGTGAATGATTCTCCGAATAATCACGAAACATTGGGATCTGCTGGTCTTGCCTTGCATTATGCAAATATTATCACTCAAATTGATACGCTT GTGTCTCGATCAAGTTCTGTGCCTTCAAACACACGGGATACTTTATATCAGGGGCTCCCGCCTGGTGTGAAATCAGCTTTGCGATCAAAACTACAGTCATTTCAGTTTAAGGAAGAG CATACAATTGCTGAAATTAAAGCGGAAATGAAGAAAACGTTGCAGTGGCTAGTTCCCATTGCCACTAACACAACCAA AGCTCATTATTGCTCTGGCTGGGTTGGAGAATGGGCGATGAACTGGAAACCTGCTGGTACTGACTTGCTGAGGATTGAGACACTGCACCATGCTGATAAAAATAGAACTGAGGCTTACATTCTTGAACTGGTGGTGTGGCTCCACCATCTCGTCACTGGGTAA
- the LOC126587434 gene encoding sucrose transport protein-like, with the protein MEVENANKNPHAEQEQQASPLKKIILVASIAAGVQFGWALQLSLLTPYVQLLGVPHTWAAFIWLCGPISGLLVQPIVGYHSDRCTSRFGRRRPFIAAGSALVAVAVFLIGYAADLGHLTGDSLEKATKPRAVSVFVVGFWILDVANNTLQGPCRALLADISGSDPKRMRTSNALFAFFMAVGNVLGYAAGAYNNLHKMFPFTKTKACDIYCANLKSCFFLSIALLITLTVLALTIVKETPADVAPDEPEEESTTTPKVPFFGQMIGAFKELQRPMLVLLLVTCLNWIAWFPFLLFDTDWMGKEVYGGQVRKGRLYDLGVRAGSLGLLLNSVVLGFMSLGVEHLGRWVGGVKRLWAIVNFLLAVCMALTVLITKLAEASRHGHIGVEPPPPPAGIKAGALSLFAVLGIPLAVTYSIPFALASIFSSNSGAGQGLSLGVLNLAIVVPQMFVSVVSGPWDDLFGGGNLPAFVAGAVAAVASGILALFMLPSPPPDLPSNKNARAPVVAFH; encoded by the exons ATGGAAGTTGAAAACGCCAACAAGAATCCTCACGCCGAGCAGGAGCAGCAGGCAAGCCCGCTGAAAAAAATCATCCTCGTCGCCTCCATTGCCGCCGGAGTCCAATTTGGATGGGCCCTACAACTCTCCCTCCTCACCCCCTACGTCCAGCTCCTCGGCGTCCCCCACACCTGGGCTGCCTTCATCTGGCTTTGCGGCCCCATCTCCGGCTTGCTCGTCCAGCCCATCGTCGGCTATCACAGCGACCGTTGCACTTCCCGCTTTGGACGCCGTCGCCCCTTCATCGCTGCTGGCTCAGCCCTCGTCGCCGTCGCCGTCTTCCTCATTGGCTACGCTGCTGATCTTGGACACCTCACCGGCGACTCCCTTGAGAAGGCCACCAAGCCCCGTGCCGTCTCCGTCTTCGTGGTCGGTTTCTGGATCCTCGACGTCGCCAACAACACGCTGCAAGGGCCATGCAGGGCCCTCCTCGCCGACATCTCGGGATCCGACCCGAAGAGAATGCGGACTTCCAACGCGCTGTTCGCCTTCTTTATGGCTGTCGGAAACGTCCTAGGTTACGCCGCTGGGGCCTACAACAACCTCCACAAAATGTTCCCCTTCACCAAGACCAAAGCCTGCGACATCTACTGCGCCAATCTCAAGAGCTGCTTCTTCCTCTCCATCGCCCTCCTCATCACCCTCACCGTATTGGCCCTCACCATCGTCAAGGAAACCCCCGCCGACGTCGCTCCAGACGAGCCGGAGGAGGAGTCAACGACAACTCCGAAGGTGCccttttttggtcaaatgatTGGGGCATTCAAGGAGTTGCAGAGGCCAATGCTGGTGTTGCTTCTGGTGACGTGTCTGAACTGGATTGCGTGGTTCCCGTTCTTGCTGTTCGACACTGACTGGATGGGAAAGGAGGTGTACGGCGGCCAGGTCCGTAAAGGGCGACTGTACGATTTGGGGGTGAGGGCCGGTTCGCTCGGCCTCTTGTTAAACTCTGTCGTTTTGGGGTTCATGTCTCTCGGGGTCGAGCATCTCGGCCGTTGGGTTGGTGGGGTCAAGAGATTGTGGGCTATTGTCAACTTCTTGCTCGCCGTCTGCATGGCCTTGACTGTTTTAATCACTAAATTGGCTGAGGCCAGCCGACACGGTCACATCGGAGTTGAGCCACCTCCGCCACCTGCCGGTATCAAGGCCGGCGCATTGTCTCTGTTCGCCGTGCTTGGCATTCCTCTAGCG GTGACGTACAGTATTCCCTTTGCTCTGGCATCCATATTTTCCAGCAATTCTGGTGCAGGCCAAG GGCTTTCTTTGGGAGTTCTAAATCTTGCAATTGTCGTACCACAG ATGTTTGTATCCGTCGTAAGTGGACCGTGGGATGATTTGTTTGGAGGTGGTAATTTACCGGCATTTGTCGCCGGCGCGGTTGCTGCCGTCGCAAGTGGAATATTGGCTCTCTTTATGCTACCGTCTCCGCCACCCGATCTTCCATCGAACAAAA
- the LOC126587854 gene encoding protein PSK SIMULATOR 1-like isoform X2: MGGILNMVKKPPKVQHVDIVFPNNHHEYGDNGSDKGLNDAFPCFPKRTAAPKVSEASSLLGWGIKILDKLGSGMKNLSSTDFVVPQKGNKISILAFEVVNTIVKGGNLMQSLSEDNIRHLKEVVLPSKGVQTLISTDMDELLRIAASDKREELKLFIRDVVRFGNYSKDPTFHNLDLYFKKIGSDDTQQKHFKKQAQTDMKELMALVQSTAELCHESHLLEKMEQDYLQKHSLNARRDLEIARAKQEKQVKLVSSLKNKSLWSKTFEEVVQKLVDVVHLLHVMIHEAFGSAAEEPVENSERNYKKLGPAGIALHYASIISQINTLVSLSRSSSVAQKLRDTLYQGLPSSVTSGLRSKLQLVELTIPQIKAQMGKTLEWLVPVACNTTKALHNFGWVGEWENAEFEARWKHSHQTGILMIETLHHADKAVTEAYICQLIVWLHHLMSQAGAGVGGMPSTPVINRLSTDNANCSSPVLTHEDQEMLQDASKNNLRLGMSKSQNYDTGQTRFSKRHRLSKSCGHSLASETRKHPFPIQSLTSRPRPIDFDIDRIKLLDVIDGLDTTKGSK; the protein is encoded by the exons ATGGGCGGGATTCTGAACATGGTGAAGAAGCCGCCTAAAGTACAGCATGTGGATATAGTTTTTCCCAACAACCATCACGAATATGGTGACAATGGGTCTGACAAAGGACTCAATGATGCGTTTCCTTGCTTTCCTAAGCGGACTGCTGCTCCAAAG GTTTCAGAAGCAAGTTCACTTTTGGGCTGGGGTATCAAAATTCTAGACAAGCTTGGTAGTGGCATGAAAAATTTGAGCTCAACTGATTTTGTCGTTCCACAAAAAGggaataaaatttcaattttggcttttgaaGTAGTGAATACAATTGTGAAGGGTGGCAACCTAATGCAATCCCTTTCAGAGGATAACATAAGACATTTAAAGGAGGTGGTGTTACCATCAAAAGGGGTGCAAACTTTAATATCTACAGACATGGATGAGCTCCTGAGAATTGCTGCTTCTGACAAGAG AGAAGAACTGAAATTATTCATCAGAGATGTGGTGCGCTTTGGAAACTATTCGAAAGATCCAACGTTTCATAATCTGGATCTCTACTTTAAGAA GATTGGTTCAGATGATACGCAACAGAAGCATTTTAAGAAGCAAGCGCAGACAGATATGAAAGAATTGATGGCTTTAGTTCAATCAACAGCA GAATTATGTCATGAGTCGCACTTGCTGGAGAAAATGGAACAAGATTATCTGCAAAAGCATAGTTTAAATGCTAGAAGAG ACCTTGAAATTgcaagagcgaagcaagagaaGCAAGTGAAGCTTGTAAGCAGTTTGAAGAACAAATCACTCTGGTCTAAGACTTTTGAAGAG GTTGTGCAGAAGCTTGTAGACGTTGTACACTTATTACATGTAATGATTCATGAAGCTTTTGGCAGTGCTG CTGAAGAACCAGTGGAAAATTCTGAGAGGAACTATAAGAAGTTGGGGCCTGCTGGTATTGCATTACATTACGCAAGTATTATTTCACAAATTAACACACTC GTGTCTCTGTCTCGATCAAGTTCGGTGGCTCAAAAGTTGAGGGATACTTTGTATCAAGGGCTGCCATCCAGTGTAACGTCAGGTTTGCGCTCAAAATTACAGTTAGTTGAG CTCACCATACCTCAAATCAAAGCTCAAATGGGGAAAACATTGGAGTGGCTTGTTCCCGTTGCATGTAACACAACCAA AGCTCTTCATAACTTTGGCTGGGTCGGAGAGTGGGAAAATGCAGA GTTTGAGGCACGCTGGAAACACAGTCACCAGACTGGCATTCTGATGATTGAGACACTACACCATGCTGATAAGGCAGTAACTGAAGCTTATATCTGTCAACTTATCGTTTGGCTACACCATCTGATGAGCCAGGCGGGGGCTGGTGTTGGTGGAATGCCGTCAACTCCTGTTATTAATCGGTTATCTACAGACAACGCCAACTGTTCGTCCCCCGTGTTGACACATGAAGATCAAGAGATGCTTCAAGATGCGAGTAAGAACAACCTGAGGCTTGGAATGAGTAAGAGTCAGAATTATGACACGGGACAGACCAGGTTCAGCAAACGCCATAGGCTGAGTAAGAGCTGCGGACACTCCCTAGCAAGTGAAACCAGGAAACATCCATTCCCCATTCAGAGTCTGACATCGAGGCCTCGGCCGATCGACTTTGATATCGACCGGATCAAACTGTTGGATGTCATTGATGGACTTGACACAACCAAAGGCTCCAAGTAG